In Chrysiogenia bacterium, the DNA window ATTCGACCGTGAAGAAGATCGAGAGCTTCAAGCAGCAGAAGGCGCAGCTTCAGGAAAAACTCGACGTCATCCAGAAGCTGGTGAAGGATCGCACGGGTCCCGTGCGTCTCATGGCGGAGCTCGGCGTTTCCAAGCCGATCAAGCTCTGGCTCAACGAAATGAAACTTTCGAGTTCATCGCTGGAGATGAAGGGCATCGCGGATGCGGAATCGACGGTGATCGACTTCGCCCAGAAGCTCAAAAATCAGGAACACATCAGCAATGTACGCATCAGGGAACTCACCGGCAACGAAGGCTCGCCCCCGCAGGGCACGCTTCGCGGCTACGTGGAATTCTCCCTGGTGACGGCAGTGAAGCTCTCCAGCTAGGCGGAAGGCAAGCAGGAAATGGATCCCAAAGAGATACTCGACAAATTCCTCAAGCTCCCGACGCCGATCCGCGCCGGCATCCTGGTG includes these proteins:
- a CDS encoding PilN domain-containing protein, which produces MIRINLVPVKVTRKQLQLRQQIIMAVAVLLLSVVTVGWMSNSINSQIAKVEQNTADTQAKLRQLDSTVKKIESFKQQKAQLQEKLDVIQKLVKDRTGPVRLMAELGVSKPIKLWLNEMKLSSSSLEMKGIADAESTVIDFAQKLKNQEHISNVRIRELTGNEGSPPQGTLRGYVEFSLVTAVKLSS